One genomic segment of Macaca fascicularis isolate 582-1 chromosome 19, T2T-MFA8v1.1 includes these proteins:
- the CRB3 gene encoding protein crumbs homolog 3 isoform X2 yields the protein MANPGLGLLLVLGLPFVLARWGRVWGQRLASSAYDSSTVGPSPTSSSSNGNLSQEAITAIIVVFSILAILLLAVGLALLVWKLREKRQTEGTYRPSSEEQVGARVPPTPNLKLPPEERLI from the exons ATGGCGAACCCCGGGCTGGGGCTGCTCCTGGTGCTGGGCCTGCCGTTCGTGCTGGCCCGCTGGGGCCGAGTCTGGGGGCAAA GATTGGCCTCTTCTGCATATGACAGTAGCACTGTTGGGCCTTCACCCACCAGCTCCAGCTCCAATGGCAACTTG TCTCAGGAGGCCATCACTGCTATCATTGTGGTCTTCTCCATCCTGGCCATCTTGCTCCTGGCTGTGGGGCTGGCACTGTTGGTGTGGAAGCTTCGGGAGAAGCGGCAGACGGAGGGCACCTACCGGCCCAGCAGCGAGGAGCAGGTGGGTGCCCGTGTGCCACCGACCCCCAACCTCAAGTTGCCGCCGGAAGAGCGGCTCATCTGA
- the CRB3 gene encoding protein crumbs homolog 3 isoform X1, with translation MANPGLGLLLVLGLPFVLARWGRVWGQRLASSAYDSSTVGPSPTSSSSNGNLSQEAITAIIVVFSILAILLLAVGLALLVWKLREKRQTEGTYRPSSEEQFSHAAEARAPQDSKETVRGCLPI, from the exons ATGGCGAACCCCGGGCTGGGGCTGCTCCTGGTGCTGGGCCTGCCGTTCGTGCTGGCCCGCTGGGGCCGAGTCTGGGGGCAAA GATTGGCCTCTTCTGCATATGACAGTAGCACTGTTGGGCCTTCACCCACCAGCTCCAGCTCCAATGGCAACTTG TCTCAGGAGGCCATCACTGCTATCATTGTGGTCTTCTCCATCCTGGCCATCTTGCTCCTGGCTGTGGGGCTGGCACTGTTGGTGTGGAAGCTTCGGGAGAAGCGGCAGACGGAGGGCACCTACCGGCCCAGCAGCGAGGAGCAG tTCTCCCATGCAGCTGAGGCCCGCGCCCCTCAGGACTCCAAGGAGACGGTGCGGGGCTGCCTGCCCATCTAG